A genomic segment from Gossypium hirsutum isolate 1008001.06 chromosome D04, Gossypium_hirsutum_v2.1, whole genome shotgun sequence encodes:
- the LOC107960946 gene encoding uncharacterized protein — PIQKLQELETEAKLSGNSESRRLDLQLPSQIFSRNDEKRIQAYGLPPERKWNRFESLVQFNPKREFRNGTDLIWQIPDSPKAVLFLAHGCSGRAANFWDKSPKCPECVGLPEERLLVLHALARKFAVLTISSAGRCWAFGEERLIVEDIITWWVKRQNLGKLPLVALGASSGGYFASAIANDLKFSSITLVIAEGLFDHMDIREDYPPTLFVHMPKDLRRQQKITEFIEVLRNKGVDVAEIECMELPLSPTFLFDRIPGLDQTISATLFNLFREKGFVDENGYMKRDGRATRWKDALQDSKPNLLEKDLVHPVEEELNLAFAYHEMTSLQSEEIFKWFESHMA, encoded by the exons CCCATTCAAAAGCTGCAAGAACTGGAAACGGAAGCTAAGCTCTCTGGAAATTCGGAAAGCAGAAGATTAGATCTCCAACTACCCTCCCAAATATTTTCCAG AAATGATGAAAAACGGATTCAGGCATACGGACTGCCACCGGAGAGAAAATGGAATAGGTTTGAGTCTTTGGTGCAGTTTAATCCAAAAAGAGAATTCCGGAATGGGACGGATTTGATATGGCAAATACCCGATTCGCCTAAGGCTGTTCTTTTTCTAGCTCATGGATGTAGTGGCAGAGCTGCTAATTTTTGGGATAAGTCTCCTAAATGTCCTGAATGTGTTGGTTTGCCTGAGGAAAGGCTGCTTGTGCTTCATGCTCTTGCTCGTAAATTTGCTGTCTTGACTATATCAAGTGCAGGGAGGTGCTGGGCATTTGGGGAAGAAAGGTTGATTGTTGAAGATATTATAACATGGTGGGTTAAGAGACAGAACCTTGGAAAGCTTCCTCTTGTGGCTTTGGGGGCCTCTTCTGGTGGGTATTTTGCATCTGCAATTGCTAATGATTTGAAGTTTAGTAGTATTACACTTGTGATTGCTGAAGGATTATTTGATCACATGGACATTAGAGAGGACTATCCACCGACCCTTTTTGTGCACATGCCTAAAGATTTACGCAGGCAACAAAAAATAACTGAATTCATTGAAGTTTTGAGAAATAAAGGGGTTGATGTTGCAGAGATTGAATGCATGGAGTTGCCTCTGTCACCAACTTTTTTGTTTGATAGAATCCCAGGTCTTGATCAGACTATTTCTGCTACGTTGTTCAACTTATTCAGGGAGAAAGGCTTTGTCGACGAGAATGGGTATATGAAACGGGATGGGCGTGCGACACGTTGGAAAGATGCTCTCCAGGATAGTAAGCCTAATTTGCTAGAAAAGGATTTGGTGCATCCCGTTGAGGAGGAGCTAAATCTTGCATTTGCCTATCATGAAATGACTAGTTTGCAATCTGAAGAGATTTTTAAATGGTTTGAGTCTCATATGGCCTGA